One stretch of Gammaproteobacteria bacterium DNA includes these proteins:
- a CDS encoding LapA family protein encodes MKLIKTLFMLLVVAVGISFAILNAKSVPLNYYFDAKEISLALLIAITLAAGALIGLLLSIPSLFRLKRSNRQMKNRIKFFEKEIEHLRTLPSKPSE; translated from the coding sequence ATGAAACTTATTAAAACTCTTTTCATGCTTTTAGTAGTTGCAGTCGGTATCTCGTTTGCCATTTTAAATGCTAAGTCAGTCCCATTAAACTATTATTTTGATGCGAAAGAAATTTCGTTGGCATTGTTGATCGCAATTACGTTGGCTGCAGGGGCATTGATCGGTTTATTATTATCAATTCCCTCGCTTTTTCGTTTGAAGCGTAGTAATAGACAAATGAAAAATCGCATTAAATTTTTCGAAAAAGAAATAGAACATTTACGCACGTTGCCTTCTAAGCCATCTGAGTAG